One region of Anaeromyxobacter paludicola genomic DNA includes:
- a CDS encoding DUF3131 domain-containing protein gives MSFLRGLLAARSHLAFLLGLAAAVAVVRFTSRLGRAAATPAPLAAADATALPLRPTGPLAPRERALARAAWDYLERETDPVTGLARSVAGYPSTTLWDLGSQLMGVLAAEDLELATHAEARRRLDRALRSLAALPLCDGRLPNKAYDTRTLAMTDYSNRSAPEGIGWSALDLGRVLVPLSLVIRRFPELTPLVERATSRWDLEALSDGAELRGATRGADGALRHYQEGRLGYEQYAARALLPWGVAVAGALEYRHHLSTAELYGVAVPVDDRRPEDHGGTHAAVLSEPWILTGIEQGFDAVGLALARRVLEVQARRAEATGRLTALSEDAIDRPPGFAYSAVLNGGRAWTAFTPDGAPAPPTFSTKAALGWGVLFAGHYPDRLLDAALALVDPARGILAGRYDEGGAPNRARSLNTNGVVLEALAYRLHGPFSRRPARLARQVAR, from the coding sequence GTGAGCTTCCTGCGGGGGCTGCTGGCCGCGCGCTCGCACCTCGCCTTCCTGCTGGGGCTCGCCGCCGCCGTGGCCGTGGTCCGGTTCACCTCCCGCCTCGGGCGCGCCGCCGCGACGCCCGCCCCGCTCGCGGCGGCGGACGCGACCGCGCTGCCCCTGCGCCCCACCGGACCGCTCGCGCCCCGGGAGCGCGCCCTCGCGCGCGCGGCCTGGGACTACCTCGAGCGCGAGACCGACCCGGTCACCGGGCTCGCGCGCTCGGTGGCCGGCTACCCCTCGACCACGCTCTGGGACCTGGGCTCGCAGCTCATGGGCGTGCTGGCGGCGGAGGACCTGGAGCTCGCCACCCACGCCGAGGCGCGCCGCCGCCTCGACCGGGCGCTGCGATCGCTCGCGGCCCTGCCGCTCTGCGACGGCCGGCTGCCGAACAAGGCCTACGACACCCGCACGCTCGCCATGACCGACTACTCGAACCGGTCCGCGCCGGAGGGGATCGGGTGGTCGGCGCTCGACCTCGGGCGCGTGCTCGTCCCGCTCTCGCTCGTGATCCGGCGCTTCCCGGAGCTCACGCCGCTCGTCGAGCGGGCGACGTCGCGCTGGGACCTCGAGGCGCTGTCGGACGGCGCCGAGCTGCGCGGCGCGACCCGCGGCGCCGACGGCGCCCTGCGGCACTACCAGGAGGGCCGGCTCGGGTACGAGCAGTACGCGGCCCGCGCGCTCCTGCCGTGGGGCGTGGCGGTGGCCGGCGCGCTCGAGTACCGGCACCACCTCTCGACGGCGGAGCTGTACGGCGTGGCGGTCCCGGTGGACGACCGCCGGCCGGAGGACCACGGCGGCACCCACGCCGCGGTGCTCTCCGAGCCCTGGATCCTCACCGGGATCGAGCAGGGCTTCGACGCGGTGGGGCTCGCGCTGGCGCGGCGCGTGCTCGAGGTCCAGGCGCGGCGCGCCGAGGCGACGGGGCGGCTCACGGCCCTCTCGGAGGACGCGATCGACCGGCCGCCCGGGTTCGCCTACTCGGCGGTGCTCAACGGCGGTCGGGCCTGGACCGCCTTCACTCCCGACGGGGCGCCGGCGCCGCCGACCTTCTCCACCAAGGCGGCGCTGGGCTGGGGGGTGCTGTTCGCAGGCCACTACCCGGACCGGCTCCTCGACGCGGCCCTCGCGCTGGTGGACCCGGCGCGCGGGATCCTCGCCGGCCGCTACGACGAGGGGGGCGCGCCGAACCGGGCGCGCTCGCTCAACACCAACGGGGTGGTGCTCGAGGCGCTCGCCTACCGGCTCCACGGTCCCTTCTCCCGCCGGCCGGCCCGGCTGGCGCGGCAGGTGGCGCGGTGA
- a CDS encoding DUF3131 domain-containing protein produces MRALLALALLAAGSAGAAAAQDRCDAPALPSEAQRDDARVAWAYFQRNTQRATGLVNAVEGFPSTSVWDMGSSLFAMLAAQRLGLLQEGELDARAGQVVATLERLPLFEGELPNKAYDTATARMADYANRPAPEGIGVSALDLGRLLGALQALACARPGLRPGIERALARWRLCRLAGDGELHGLVRGRDGKVQRVQEGRLGYEQYAAEPLAALGLDVARARRWDRFSRQEEILGVPVARDGRDFRKFGAVDALVTEPWALAALEQGPDPERAPLLRQVFEVQKRRWERSGVVTAASEDHVDRAPWFVYDAIWADGGAWRTVTPDGKEAPELRGLSVKAAFALAALFPGDDYAEVLRRAVADAKDPARGWYAGIFERGGLNRSLNANTNAVILEAIAFEAGGAGAGCCGGRPLRLPARARSCPAVTEARLAGAGGALGGDVGLGPKPPLSAPLVSEPRFLRFDGTFFAGWRGTDGPTAGGVATAWIGRATFLRFGGEGTPRSDYGKSRFLWGFGYDDWRDDTFYLHVDNWGPIRMEDSLTHSAEVNAGYRLPTLCATRWLCASPVAGVTTPFVGGPYLNARVNVTFWKDWFVMGGLGWTVPGVFEGPVGTPGWRVMYGLGRWSWRPGSFYLTYYDWGPDSRSGNGILAVGFNWAF; encoded by the coding sequence GTGAGGGCGCTCCTCGCCCTGGCGCTGCTCGCGGCCGGGAGCGCGGGCGCGGCGGCGGCGCAGGACCGCTGCGACGCGCCGGCGCTGCCCTCGGAGGCGCAGCGCGACGACGCGCGCGTCGCCTGGGCCTACTTCCAGCGCAACACCCAGCGCGCCACCGGCCTCGTGAACGCGGTGGAGGGCTTCCCGAGCACCTCGGTCTGGGACATGGGCTCGTCGCTCTTCGCGATGCTGGCGGCGCAGCGGCTCGGGCTCCTGCAGGAGGGCGAGCTCGACGCCCGCGCGGGCCAGGTGGTCGCCACGCTGGAGCGGCTGCCGCTCTTCGAGGGCGAGCTCCCGAACAAGGCCTACGACACCGCGACCGCGCGGATGGCCGACTACGCCAACCGGCCCGCGCCGGAGGGCATCGGCGTGTCGGCGCTCGACCTGGGGCGGCTCCTGGGCGCGCTCCAGGCCCTCGCCTGCGCCCGGCCCGGGCTCCGGCCCGGGATCGAGCGGGCGCTGGCGCGCTGGCGGCTCTGCCGGCTCGCGGGCGACGGCGAGCTGCACGGCCTGGTGCGCGGCCGCGACGGGAAGGTGCAGCGGGTGCAGGAGGGGCGGCTCGGGTACGAGCAGTACGCGGCGGAGCCGCTCGCGGCGCTCGGGCTCGACGTCGCGCGGGCGCGCCGCTGGGATCGCTTCTCCAGGCAGGAGGAGATCCTGGGCGTGCCGGTGGCGCGCGACGGGCGCGACTTCCGGAAGTTCGGCGCCGTGGACGCGCTCGTCACCGAGCCCTGGGCGCTCGCCGCCCTGGAGCAGGGGCCCGACCCGGAGCGCGCGCCGCTCCTGCGCCAGGTGTTCGAGGTCCAGAAGCGGCGCTGGGAGCGGAGCGGCGTCGTGACCGCCGCGAGCGAGGACCACGTGGACCGCGCGCCCTGGTTCGTCTACGACGCCATCTGGGCCGACGGCGGCGCCTGGCGGACGGTGACGCCCGACGGGAAGGAGGCGCCGGAGCTCCGCGGGCTCTCGGTGAAGGCGGCCTTCGCGCTCGCCGCCCTCTTCCCCGGCGACGACTACGCCGAGGTGCTGCGGCGGGCGGTGGCGGACGCCAAGGATCCCGCCCGCGGCTGGTACGCCGGGATCTTCGAGCGGGGCGGGCTCAACCGGTCGCTCAACGCCAACACCAACGCCGTCATCCTGGAGGCGATCGCCTTCGAGGCCGGCGGGGCGGGGGCGGGCTGCTGCGGCGGCCGGCCGCTGCGCCTGCCGGCGCGGGCCCGGAGCTGCCCGGCGGTGACCGAGGCCCGGCTCGCCGGCGCGGGCGGCGCCCTCGGCGGCGACGTGGGGCTCGGGCCGAAGCCGCCGCTCTCGGCGCCGCTCGTCTCCGAGCCGCGGTTCCTGCGGTTCGACGGCACCTTCTTCGCGGGCTGGCGCGGCACCGACGGGCCGACCGCGGGCGGCGTCGCCACCGCCTGGATCGGCCGCGCCACCTTCCTGCGGTTCGGGGGCGAGGGCACCCCGCGCTCCGACTACGGCAAGAGCCGGTTCCTCTGGGGCTTCGGCTACGACGACTGGCGCGACGACACCTTCTACCTCCACGTGGACAACTGGGGCCCGATCCGGATGGAGGACAGCCTCACCCACTCCGCCGAGGTGAACGCGGGCTACCGGCTGCCGACCCTCTGCGCCACGCGCTGGCTCTGCGCCTCGCCGGTGGCCGGGGTGACGACGCCGTTCGTCGGCGGCCCGTACCTCAACGCCCGGGTCAACGTGACCTTCTGGAAGGACTGGTTCGTGATGGGCGGGCTCGGCTGGACCGTGCCGGGCGTGTTCGAGGGGCCGGTGGGCACGCCCGGCTGGCGCGTCATGTACGGCCTCGGGCGCTGGAGCTGGAGGCCGGGGAGCTTCTACCTCACCTACTACGACTGGGGTCCGGACTCGCGGAGCGGGAACGGCATCCTGGCGGTCGGCTTCAACTGGGCGTTCTAG
- a CDS encoding glycoside hydrolase family 16 protein: MGGWRSSVVAVAGLALAAGCGLMPPEKQQSTPSATPTPPPVPGPTPVPTPTGSPTPGPTGTPIPSPLPGYHLVWHDEFDGGGLDPTKWTAVTGPRRDSQRTTDAVSVHDGMVTLETYTEGGTHYTGFLTTGTAFAPTYGYFEARIRFDDAPGEWCSFWLLSPDNGNPLGDPAVAGAEVDIVEHRVTDPKGWTALRDLVKEEVHWDGYGASEKSSPEHVVPLADGSPVQGAWHTYSVLWSDQGYWFYADGALLHSFAQGLSKRGEQVMLTCEVEDASWAGYVPTGGYGARGASQVHMDVDWVRVWAAGP; encoded by the coding sequence ATGGGCGGCTGGCGTTCCAGCGTGGTGGCGGTGGCCGGGCTCGCGCTCGCGGCCGGCTGCGGCCTCATGCCGCCCGAGAAGCAGCAGTCCACCCCCTCGGCGACGCCCACCCCGCCGCCCGTGCCCGGGCCGACGCCGGTCCCGACCCCCACCGGCTCGCCCACGCCCGGTCCCACCGGCACGCCCATCCCGTCGCCGCTCCCCGGCTACCACCTCGTCTGGCACGACGAGTTCGACGGCGGCGGCCTCGACCCGACGAAGTGGACCGCGGTCACCGGCCCGCGCCGCGACTCGCAGCGCACCACCGACGCGGTCTCGGTCCACGACGGGATGGTCACGCTCGAGACCTACACGGAGGGCGGGACGCACTACACCGGCTTCCTCACCACCGGGACCGCCTTCGCGCCGACCTACGGGTACTTCGAGGCGCGCATCCGCTTCGACGACGCGCCCGGCGAGTGGTGCTCGTTCTGGCTGCTCTCGCCGGACAACGGCAACCCGCTTGGCGACCCGGCCGTCGCCGGGGCCGAGGTGGACATCGTGGAGCACCGGGTGACGGACCCCAAGGGCTGGACCGCGCTGCGCGACCTCGTGAAGGAGGAGGTCCACTGGGACGGCTACGGCGCCAGCGAGAAGAGCTCTCCCGAGCACGTCGTGCCGCTCGCCGACGGGAGCCCGGTGCAGGGGGCCTGGCACACCTACTCGGTGCTCTGGAGCGACCAGGGCTACTGGTTCTACGCCGACGGCGCGCTCCTCCACAGCTTTGCCCAGGGGCTCTCGAAGCGCGGCGAGCAGGTGATGCTCACCTGCGAGGTCGAGGACGCTTCCTGGGCCGGCTACGTCCCGACCGGCGGCTATGGCGCGCGCGGCGCGAGCCAGGTGCACATGGACGTGGACTGGGTCCGGGTCTGGGCGGCGGGGCCGTAG
- a CDS encoding beta-glucosidase: MLHARSRTGRGALAQAALGLLLGALTANARAAPPPYCPGPSLGSDEGPPSSTPWKDASQPPDARAEALLRAMALEEEIDLATGERCLLYGYYDAPIARLGIPALTMTDGPAGIRIPYQHVNGGKATLLPAPIALAASFDPALAADQGDVLGAEAFLTGHNVLLGPTLDLARDPLAGRTFEGFGEDPLLAARMAVPLIQAIQKHPVLADAKHFVAYGQETDRFTVDAEVDERALRELYLRPFQAAVADASVGSVMCGFNRVNGQFACEDRALLTDVLKGDLGFQGYVLSDWASIHGTRLAAEAGLDQELAFEKYFGHSLLGAVQDGTVARDVVDDKARRILRSMFRFGLMDQPVQVGPLPDADHAGRSRAIAEQGMVLLKNAGGLLPLGAGVRSVAVIGADANDAATQGGGAARVEPTYSVSPLDGIAARAGQGVQVKFAPGGDPVTAAHLLPGPPAIPSSVLTPEGFDDGTRGLRGQYWLNPSFAGPPEVIRVDHEVALSLGFFDYPSINASSEPQLEESFALQKVSARWNGTLTAPASGTYTLTLTDRGQGWVWLDGQLVLDHSGTHELESRSATVQLDAGSRHAIRVDYVADAASIGVATDRGGDVKLGWQVPPGTVLAPVRDAAALAAASDVAVVVARDYGSEERDHPDLALPSQQDALIATVAAANPRTVVVLTTGQGVAMPWLDAVPAVVEAWYPGQLQGEAIARVLFGDVNPSGKLPLTFPRALDQTPVGAGPPAASDAVGPVVAWSEGLLMGYRWYDAKGVTPLFPFGFGLSYTTFGYSGLAVGPATTDGSGRRTAQVSFTLANTGGRAGAEVAQVYVGPCPGEADPVPQRLAGFAKVALAPGASQQVTIPLAPEALERWDAAKHAWTAPDCATPVFVGSSSREILLTGAIGGAVTAPGPTPTPTPGAGPVTATASPGHGGCASGGAGGAASLLGLLAAAGLARRRR; encoded by the coding sequence ATGCTCCACGCCCGCTCGAGGACAGGACGCGGAGCGCTCGCCCAGGCGGCCCTCGGGCTCCTGCTCGGAGCGCTCACGGCGAACGCCCGCGCCGCGCCGCCGCCGTACTGCCCCGGCCCGAGCCTCGGCTCGGACGAGGGCCCGCCGTCGTCCACCCCGTGGAAGGACGCGAGCCAGCCGCCCGACGCGCGGGCCGAGGCGCTGCTCCGGGCCATGGCGCTCGAGGAGGAGATCGACCTCGCGACCGGCGAGCGCTGCCTGCTCTACGGCTACTACGACGCGCCGATCGCCCGGCTCGGCATTCCGGCGCTCACCATGACCGACGGCCCGGCCGGCATCCGCATCCCGTACCAGCACGTGAACGGCGGGAAGGCGACCCTGCTCCCCGCCCCCATCGCCCTCGCCGCGAGCTTCGACCCGGCCCTGGCCGCCGACCAGGGCGACGTGCTCGGCGCGGAGGCCTTCCTCACCGGCCACAACGTGCTCCTCGGCCCCACGCTCGACCTCGCGCGCGACCCGCTCGCGGGGCGCACCTTCGAGGGCTTCGGCGAGGATCCGCTGCTCGCCGCCCGGATGGCCGTCCCGCTCATCCAGGCCATCCAGAAGCACCCGGTGCTGGCCGACGCCAAGCACTTCGTCGCCTACGGCCAGGAGACGGACCGCTTCACCGTGGACGCGGAGGTGGACGAGCGGGCGCTGCGCGAGCTCTACCTGCGGCCGTTCCAGGCGGCGGTGGCCGACGCGTCGGTCGGCAGCGTGATGTGCGGGTTCAACCGGGTGAACGGGCAGTTCGCCTGCGAGGACCGGGCGCTCCTCACCGACGTCCTCAAGGGCGACCTGGGCTTCCAGGGCTACGTCCTGAGCGACTGGGCCTCGATCCACGGCACCCGGCTCGCGGCCGAGGCCGGGCTCGACCAGGAGCTGGCGTTCGAGAAGTACTTCGGCCACTCGCTGCTCGGGGCGGTGCAGGACGGCACCGTGGCGCGCGACGTGGTGGACGACAAGGCGCGCCGGATCCTCCGCTCCATGTTCCGCTTCGGCCTCATGGACCAGCCGGTGCAGGTGGGCCCCTTGCCCGACGCCGACCACGCCGGGCGCTCGCGGGCCATCGCCGAGCAGGGGATGGTGCTGCTCAAGAACGCGGGCGGGCTCCTGCCGCTCGGCGCGGGCGTGCGGTCGGTCGCCGTCATCGGCGCCGACGCCAACGACGCGGCCACCCAGGGCGGCGGCGCCGCGCGCGTCGAGCCCACCTATTCGGTGAGCCCGCTCGACGGGATCGCCGCGCGCGCCGGCCAGGGGGTGCAGGTGAAGTTCGCGCCGGGCGGCGACCCGGTCACCGCGGCCCACCTCCTGCCGGGGCCGCCGGCGATCCCCTCCTCCGTGCTCACGCCGGAGGGGTTCGACGACGGCACGCGCGGCCTGCGCGGCCAGTACTGGCTCAACCCGAGCTTCGCGGGGCCCCCCGAGGTGATCCGGGTGGACCACGAGGTGGCCCTCTCGCTCGGCTTCTTCGACTACCCGAGCATCAACGCCTCCTCGGAGCCGCAGCTCGAGGAGAGCTTCGCCCTGCAGAAGGTGTCGGCGCGCTGGAACGGCACGCTCACCGCCCCGGCCAGCGGGACCTACACGCTCACGCTCACCGACCGCGGGCAGGGCTGGGTCTGGCTCGACGGCCAGCTCGTGCTCGACCACTCCGGCACGCACGAGCTCGAGTCGAGGTCGGCGACGGTGCAGCTCGACGCCGGCTCGCGCCACGCGATCCGGGTGGACTACGTGGCCGACGCGGCCAGCATCGGGGTCGCGACCGACCGCGGCGGGGACGTGAAGCTGGGGTGGCAGGTGCCGCCGGGCACCGTGCTCGCCCCGGTGCGCGACGCGGCGGCGCTCGCGGCCGCCTCCGACGTCGCGGTGGTCGTGGCGCGCGACTACGGCTCCGAGGAGCGCGACCACCCCGACCTCGCCCTCCCCTCGCAGCAGGACGCGCTCATCGCCACGGTGGCGGCGGCGAACCCGCGCACCGTCGTGGTGCTCACCACCGGGCAGGGCGTGGCCATGCCCTGGCTCGACGCGGTCCCTGCGGTGGTCGAGGCCTGGTACCCGGGGCAGCTCCAGGGCGAGGCGATCGCGCGGGTGCTCTTCGGGGACGTGAACCCGTCGGGCAAGCTCCCGCTCACCTTCCCGCGGGCCCTCGACCAGACCCCCGTCGGCGCCGGGCCGCCCGCCGCGTCGGACGCGGTGGGCCCGGTGGTCGCCTGGTCGGAGGGGCTGCTCATGGGCTACCGCTGGTACGACGCGAAGGGGGTGACGCCGCTGTTCCCGTTCGGCTTCGGCCTCTCCTACACCACCTTCGGCTACTCCGGCCTCGCGGTCGGGCCGGCGACGACCGACGGGAGCGGCCGGCGCACCGCGCAGGTGTCGTTCACGCTCGCCAACACCGGCGGGCGGGCCGGCGCCGAGGTGGCGCAGGTCTACGTCGGGCCGTGCCCCGGCGAAGCCGACCCGGTGCCGCAGCGGCTCGCCGGGTTCGCCAAGGTGGCGCTCGCCCCGGGCGCGTCGCAGCAGGTCACCATCCCGCTCGCGCCCGAGGCGCTCGAGCGCTGGGACGCGGCGAAGCACGCCTGGACGGCGCCCGACTGCGCCACGCCGGTCTTCGTGGGGAGCTCGTCGCGGGAGATCCTGCTCACCGGCGCGATCGGCGGCGCGGTGACGGCGCCCGGCCCCACACCCACTCCGACCCCCGGCGCCGGCCCGGTGACCGCGACGGCCAGCCCTGGCCACGGGGGCTGCGCTTCGGGGGGCGCGGGCGGGGCCGCCTCGCTCCTGGGGCTGCTCGCCGCCGCCGGGCTGGCGCGGCGGCGGCGATAG
- a CDS encoding alcohol dehydrogenase, with amino-acid sequence MATTRAFEVPKPGAPFTGVDRPLRAPGPGQVRIAVEACGICHSDAFVREGHWPGLAYPRVPGHEVVGRVEALGPGVTDWREGQRVGVGWHGGHCGTCEACRAGDFLQCARGLVCGFTYDGGYAEHLVAPQEALAAVPDGLDPVAAAPLLCAGVTTFNSLRNSGARAGDLVAVQGIGGLGHLGIQYARQLGFRTVAVSRGADKRALALELGAHEYLDQEAGDAAQALQALGGARVILATAPNAQLMSALVPGLGRNGTLLVIGASADPLQVAPAQLIGRRLRIQGWPSGTPKDSEETLAFSLRSGVASRNEVFPLAQANEAYARMLSGAARFRVVLKVR; translated from the coding sequence ATGGCGACGACGAGAGCGTTCGAGGTGCCGAAGCCGGGCGCGCCCTTCACCGGCGTGGATCGTCCGCTGCGGGCGCCGGGCCCGGGGCAGGTGCGGATCGCGGTGGAGGCGTGCGGGATCTGCCACTCCGACGCCTTCGTGCGCGAGGGCCACTGGCCGGGGCTCGCCTACCCGCGGGTGCCCGGGCACGAGGTGGTCGGGCGCGTGGAGGCGCTCGGCCCGGGCGTGACCGACTGGCGCGAGGGGCAGCGCGTGGGCGTCGGCTGGCACGGCGGCCACTGCGGCACCTGCGAGGCCTGCCGGGCGGGCGACTTCCTCCAGTGCGCGCGCGGGCTCGTCTGCGGCTTCACCTACGACGGCGGCTACGCGGAGCACCTCGTGGCCCCGCAGGAGGCGCTCGCGGCGGTGCCGGACGGGCTCGACCCGGTGGCCGCGGCCCCGCTCCTCTGCGCCGGGGTCACCACCTTCAACTCGCTCCGGAACAGCGGCGCCCGCGCCGGCGACCTCGTGGCGGTGCAGGGCATCGGCGGCCTCGGCCACCTCGGGATCCAGTACGCGCGGCAGCTCGGCTTCCGGACCGTGGCGGTCTCGCGCGGCGCCGACAAGCGGGCCCTGGCGCTGGAGCTCGGGGCGCACGAGTACCTGGACCAGGAGGCCGGCGACGCCGCGCAGGCGCTGCAGGCGCTGGGGGGCGCCCGGGTGATCCTGGCGACCGCCCCCAACGCGCAGCTCATGTCGGCGCTCGTGCCCGGCCTCGGCCGGAACGGCACGCTGCTCGTGATCGGCGCGTCGGCCGACCCGCTGCAGGTCGCGCCGGCGCAGCTCATCGGCCGGCGGCTGCGGATCCAGGGCTGGCCGAGCGGCACGCCCAAGGACTCCGAGGAGACGCTGGCGTTCAGCCTCCGGAGCGGCGTCGCCTCGCGGAACGAGGTGTTCCCGCTGGCGCAGGCGAACGAGGCCTACGCGCGGATGCTGTCCGGCGCGGCGCGGTTCCGGGTGGTGCTGAAGGTGCGGTGA
- a CDS encoding MoaD/ThiS family protein encodes MKVLIPSPLRSYTGASEVEASGSTLSQALDDLDRRYPGLRFRMIDEQGRIRPHVRVFVDGEQVFDLARPLRAGEDVQIVQALSGG; translated from the coding sequence ATGAAGGTGCTCATCCCGTCGCCGCTCCGGTCGTACACCGGCGCGAGCGAGGTGGAGGCGTCCGGGAGCACGCTCTCCCAGGCGCTCGACGACCTCGACCGCCGCTACCCCGGCCTCCGCTTCCGCATGATCGACGAGCAAGGGCGGATCCGGCCGCACGTCCGCGTGTTCGTGGACGGCGAGCAGGTGTTCGACCTCGCCCGGCCGCTCCGAGCCGGCGAGGACGTGCAGATCGTCCAGGCGCTGAGCGGCGGGTGA
- a CDS encoding WD40/YVTN/BNR-like repeat-containing protein, with product MPPTARTARARSTSSPAKPRRRPPAGGRLALLVATRKGAWIYLGDPSRRRWEVRGPHFLGQIIHHLVLDPRDRRTLLAATRTGHLGPTLFRSTDLGRTWAEAKRPPAFPKAREGEPARVVDHTFWLTPGHASEPGAWYAGTSPQGLFRSADGGDTWEPVAGFNDHPRYAEWTGGAQGGTPNGPKLHSILVDPRDPAHLYLGMSSGGVHESLDRGESWTPVVAGMEVVEGFDPANLSFHDPHCVRYSPARPDRLYQQNHCGIYRLDRPSTEWVRIGRNMPRRVGDIGFPLVVHPRDPDTAWVFPMDGTTVWPRTSPDGKPAAYVTRNAGRTWRRLDGGLPERQAWWTVKRQAMAADAGEPVGLYLGTTAGEVWASRDEGGRWACLARHLPEIYAVEAAEADGVR from the coding sequence ATGCCGCCCACCGCGCGAACCGCCAGAGCCCGGAGCACGTCCTCCCCCGCGAAGCCCCGCCGCCGCCCACCCGCCGGCGGGCGGCTGGCGCTCCTCGTCGCGACGCGCAAGGGGGCCTGGATCTACCTCGGCGACCCGAGCCGCCGCCGCTGGGAGGTCCGCGGGCCGCACTTCCTCGGGCAGATCATCCACCACCTCGTGCTCGACCCGCGCGACCGGCGCACCCTCCTCGCCGCGACGCGCACCGGCCACCTCGGCCCCACCCTCTTCCGCTCCACCGACCTGGGGCGGACCTGGGCCGAGGCGAAGCGCCCGCCGGCGTTCCCGAAGGCGCGGGAGGGCGAGCCGGCCCGGGTCGTGGACCACACCTTCTGGCTCACGCCCGGCCACGCGAGCGAGCCCGGCGCCTGGTACGCCGGCACCTCGCCCCAGGGGCTCTTCCGGTCGGCCGACGGCGGCGACACCTGGGAGCCGGTGGCCGGCTTCAACGACCACCCGCGCTACGCGGAGTGGACCGGCGGCGCGCAGGGAGGCACGCCCAACGGGCCGAAGCTCCACTCGATCCTGGTCGATCCGCGCGACCCGGCGCACCTCTACCTCGGGATGTCGAGCGGCGGCGTGCACGAGTCGCTCGACCGCGGCGAGAGCTGGACGCCGGTGGTGGCCGGGATGGAGGTGGTCGAGGGCTTCGACCCGGCCAACCTCTCGTTCCACGATCCGCACTGCGTCCGCTACAGCCCGGCGCGCCCGGACCGGCTCTACCAGCAGAACCACTGCGGCATCTACCGGCTCGACCGGCCCTCGACCGAGTGGGTGCGCATCGGCCGCAACATGCCGCGGCGGGTGGGAGACATCGGCTTCCCGCTGGTGGTGCACCCCCGCGATCCCGACACGGCCTGGGTCTTCCCGATGGACGGGACCACGGTCTGGCCGCGCACCAGCCCCGACGGCAAGCCCGCCGCCTACGTCACGCGCAACGCCGGCCGCACCTGGCGCCGGCTCGACGGCGGCCTCCCCGAGCGCCAGGCCTGGTGGACGGTGAAGCGCCAGGCGATGGCGGCCGACGCGGGCGAGCCGGTCGGGCTCTACCTCGGCACCACCGCGGGCGAGGTCTGGGCGAGCCGCGACGAGGGCGGGCGCTGGGCCTGCCTGGCGCGCCACCTCCCGGAGATCTACGCCGTGGAGGCGGCAGAGGCGGACGGAGTCCGATGA